Proteins co-encoded in one Brassica oleracea var. oleracea cultivar TO1000 chromosome C4, BOL, whole genome shotgun sequence genomic window:
- the LOC106341695 gene encoding uncharacterized protein LOC106341695 — protein MAFKPTTVIKSTAAGIFTIIAMAAFASASTGLAQSPEQDRYLNQCLGKISSRCAMYATAEMYHHGPLKQNGCCLEIYHMGQICLNIVTRHVIESLVPKLEATQKQGLIEKATQIWYLCVPV, from the coding sequence ATGGCCTTCAAACCAACTACCGTCATCAAATCCACGGCTGCAGGCATATTCACAATTATAGCAATGGCTGCATTCGCATCTGCATCCACTGGTTTAGCTCAATCTCCTGAACAAGACCGCTACCTCAACCAATGTCTTGGGAAGATATCTTCAAGGTGTGCAATGTATGCCACAGCCGAAATGTATCACCATGGGCCGCTGAAACAAAACGGATGTTGTCTAGAAATTTATCACATGGGACAAATTTGTCTTAACATCGTGACAAGGCATGTGATAGAATCCCTTGTTCCCAAACTTGAAGCTACTCAGAAACAAGGCCTTATTGAGAAAGCCACACAGATATGGTATCTTTGTGTCCCGGTTTAA
- the LOC106339649 gene encoding WAT1-related protein At3g56620-like — translation MVLKMSESAKPYFAMVCLQFGYAGMNLVTKVVLDGGMNHFVLVAYRNAFATAAIAPFALLSKRKVRPKMTFPIFMQIFLLALLGPVIDQNLYYAGLRLTSPTFAGAVTSIVPALTFIISIIFRTEKVELRKVRFHAKVVGTLVIVVGAMLVILFKSPLINFLRSHLIREASSSAGEDYLRATVFLLIASFSWASFFVLQAATLKRYSSHLSLSTMVCFLGTLQSTSLAFVMEPNLSAWNIAFDMNLLASAYAGIMSSSIAYYVQGMMTKQKSVVFVTAFNPLIVIIVSIINFIILGQRLYLGGILGMVILMVGVCAVLWGKEGDEEENIEEKFVEVIKCCKDCGNNSLSMPRIDEEVDVEMQSTKKDKTVVDLL, via the exons ATGGTGTTAAAGATGTCGGAATCAGCTAAGCCCTACTTTGCAATGGTATGCCTCCAATTCGGATATGCTGGCATGAACCTCGTTACCAAGGTTGTGCTCGACGGCGGCATGAACCATTTCGTCCTTGTGGCTTATCGTAATGCCTTTGCCACGGCCGCTATAGCGCCTTTTGCTCTTCTCTCGAAGAG GAAAGTGAGGCCAAAGATGACGTTCCCGATATTCATGCAAATATTTCTACTAGCGCTTCTTGG GCCTGTGATCGATCAGAACCTGTATTACGCTGGACTTAGACTCACCTCACCGACTTTTGCCGGCGCCGTTACCAGCATCGTGCCCGCTTTGACATTTATCATTTCCATAATTTTCAG GACGGAGAAGGTGGAGCTGAGAAAAGTAAGATTCCACGCAAAAGTGGTGGGGACATTAGTGATAGTGGTTGGAGCCATGTTGGTGATTTTATTCAAAAGTCCTCTAATCAACTTTCTCCGGTCTCACCTCATCCGCGAAGCTTCGTCGTCCGCCGGCGAAGACTACCTCAGGGCCACCGTCTTCCTCCTCATCGCTTCGTTTTCTTGGGCTTCCTTCTTCGTTCTTCAG GCAGCTACGTTGAAGAGATACTCATCTCATCTTTCATTATCGACGATGGTTTGCTTCTTGGGAACCTTACAATCCACATCCCTAGCGTTTGTGATGGAACCAAACCTTTCTGCATGGAACATTGCCTTCGACATGAACCTTCTAGCTTCTGCTTATGCG GGTATAATGTCGTCCAGCATAGCGTATTACGTGCAAGGGATGATGACGAAACAAAAGAGCGTTGTCTTTGTCACTGCCTTTAACCCTCTTATTGTCATAATTGTATCCATAATTAACTTCATTATCCTCGGCCAGAGATTATACCTTGGCGG GATTCTTGGAATGGTGATACTAATGGTGGGAGTCTGTGCGGTTCTGTGGGGAAAGGAAGGTGATGAAGAAGAGAACATTGAGGAAAAATTTGTAGAAGTTATAAAATGTTGTAAAGATTGCGGAAACAATAGTCTCTCGATGCCAAGAATTGATGAGGAAGTAGATGTTGAAATGCAATCTACCAAGAAAGATAAGACGGTGGTGGATTTGTTGTAG